A single region of the uncultured Bacteroides sp. genome encodes:
- a CDS encoding RagB/SusD family nutrient uptake outer membrane protein → MKQYILNSLIGITLLLFASCSDILDEQPRSILTPDLFKTTSGLQAGLTAAYDGLRYISGTEPTMCSTVLGTDEFTSAASGGSKELDMTPGNGGSGINAATGSINVFWVYPFSFINTCNGIIEFGNEAGLSKELIAEAYFLRGYYYFNMVQMFGGVPLDMGSGDLKFNTTPTTLSKRNTQEEVYAAIIDDMKYAAENLPISPRLPGCAFRATAIHYLAKVYLTHGDNQLALTEAEKLLSPSDPYTANSYGVALQPTYAEVIKPTNERNSEILFTCEHSEAYNFNETAAGYGSGPVNKDDRSLSYFVPNYQSFTLGNGTSGFLVRTIEYSRPWIRFAPTFGLLNNIFADKINDSRFNASFQTVWLNNGTASPNGLLNKPINPGDTAFVMLSHEVSDAYRATKNYRIWTPSQMDRSVYPALKKFFDPNRQDPNDASGRPFLLAKLSETYLIAAEAALNLGNASKARDYILVLRKRAATPGNEATMAEKTPGVDGINIDYILDERARELCGEQMRWFDLKRTGKWRDRATTYSLNGTDMITRDIKSNYDLRPIPQDQIDLMGNSQAEKSEYQNPGY, encoded by the coding sequence ATGAAACAATATATTTTAAATAGTTTAATAGGGATAACGCTACTTTTGTTTGCTTCATGCAGCGATATTTTAGATGAACAACCTCGTTCGATATTGACTCCGGATTTGTTCAAAACAACTTCGGGATTACAAGCAGGTCTTACAGCTGCATACGATGGCTTGCGTTATATTTCGGGAACTGAACCGACTATGTGCAGTACGGTATTGGGAACAGACGAATTTACTTCTGCTGCATCTGGTGGTAGTAAAGAATTGGATATGACTCCGGGTAATGGCGGTAGTGGCATAAACGCTGCTACTGGTAGCATTAATGTGTTTTGGGTCTATCCTTTCTCTTTTATCAATACTTGTAACGGTATTATAGAATTTGGAAATGAGGCCGGTTTGAGTAAAGAATTAATTGCCGAAGCCTATTTCCTTCGTGGCTATTATTACTTTAACATGGTTCAAATGTTTGGTGGCGTACCTCTTGATATGGGTTCTGGTGATTTGAAATTTAATACCACTCCTACTACTCTTTCTAAGCGAAACACACAGGAAGAAGTATATGCGGCTATTATAGATGATATGAAGTATGCCGCCGAAAATTTGCCAATAAGTCCCCGTTTACCAGGTTGTGCTTTTCGCGCAACGGCTATTCATTATTTAGCTAAAGTTTATTTGACACATGGTGATAATCAATTAGCGCTTACCGAAGCCGAAAAATTATTGAGCCCAAGTGATCCTTATACAGCCAACTCATACGGAGTAGCTTTGCAGCCGACTTATGCAGAGGTCATTAAACCAACCAATGAACGGAACAGTGAAATATTGTTTACCTGCGAACATAGCGAAGCATATAACTTTAATGAAACTGCTGCCGGATACGGTTCTGGACCGGTGAACAAGGATGATCGTTCTTTATCATATTTCGTACCTAACTATCAATCTTTTACATTGGGCAACGGAACATCTGGCTTCTTGGTAAGAACGATAGAATATTCACGTCCATGGATACGTTTTGCTCCTACTTTTGGCTTGTTAAATAATATATTTGCTGATAAAATAAATGATTCTCGTTTTAATGCCAGTTTTCAGACTGTATGGCTCAATAATGGTACCGCCTCTCCAAATGGCTTGCTAAATAAACCTATTAATCCGGGTGATACAGCCTTTGTAATGCTCAGTCATGAAGTCTCAGATGCTTATCGGGCTACAAAAAATTATCGTATATGGACACCAAGCCAGATGGATAGATCCGTCTATCCGGCACTTAAGAAGTTTTTTGATCCTAACAGACAGGATCCGAACGATGCATCCGGTCGTCCTTTCCTCTTAGCTAAGTTATCAGAGACTTATCTAATTGCCGCTGAGGCTGCGTTAAATTTAGGGAATGCGTCTAAAGCGCGCGATTATATTTTAGTACTACGTAAACGCGCTGCTACTCCGGGCAATGAAGCTACTATGGCAGAAAAAACGCCAGGAGTTGATGGCATTAATATTGATTACATTTTGGATGAACGTGCCCGTGAATTGTGTGGTGAACAGATGCGTTGGTTTGACTTGAAGCGTACCGGAAAATGGCGTGATCGTGCCACTACTTATTCTCTCAATGGAACAGATATGATAACCCGCGATATAAAAAGTAATTACGACTTACGTCCTATTCCACAAGATCAAATTGATTTAATGGGTAATTCTCAAGCTGAAAAGAGCGAATATCAAAATCCGGGTTATTAA
- a CDS encoding glycosyl hydrolase 115 family protein translates to MKSGYKIAFLLLTFCIQQTLYAQVAPLMTSDRQDAFIMAEGGVVSSLLADKNETPAVIRSINNLQKDINGVTGVLPAINNQFSTDEKRMIVIGTIGNSRYIDQLVEAGKIDGTQLRGKREKFIIQTIHNPFAGVKEALVIAGSDRRGTVYGVYELSAQIGVSPWYYWADVPIKKQKNIYIKRGIYTDGEPAVEYRGIFLNDEAPSLSSWAHKQFGGFNSKFYEKVFELILRLKGNFMWPAMWGNAFYDDDPANGTLADEMGIIVGTSHHEPMGRAHDEWRRYGNGKWDYKNNPKVLADFWRAGMERMKNWESVVTVGMRGDGDEPMSQNANIALLEKIVKDQRKIISEVTGKKASEIPQVWALYKEVQDYYDKGMRVPDDVTLLLCDDNWGNVRKLPDLSAKKRKGGYGMYYHFDYVGGPRNYKWLNVSPIQRVWEQMNLTYRYGVDKLWIVNVGDLKPMEYPIQFFMDMAWNPNRFNESNLLQHTEDFCARSFGRQYAGEAARLINLYTKYNHRVTPELLSEKTYSLHNYNEFKTVVDDYKALLLDALKLDYLLPIAYKDAYDELVLFPIQACANLYELYYAVAMNRDLANKNDVKANGWADKVEECYMRDSLLTQHYNKEIAGGKWNHMMDQIHIGYTSWQEPKQNIMPAVKRVLQDKTKALSPVFIEQNGYVSMEAEHYSKAMNGENSHWIVIPYFGKTLSGVTTLPVTLLPDKDTYLEYDMKLVSTGMVKLEVLVSPTLNFNSNCGLRYAVSFDGGEEQIVNINQVYDAAQMEHWQANRINRTVTMHQITSPGKHTLRFRPLDPGIVLQKLMLDMGGLKTSWLGAPESDIE, encoded by the coding sequence ATGAAGTCCGGATACAAAATTGCCTTTTTATTGTTGACCTTTTGCATACAACAAACATTGTATGCCCAGGTAGCTCCTCTTATGACGTCCGACAGACAAGATGCCTTTATTATGGCCGAAGGAGGAGTTGTGTCTTCGTTGCTGGCAGATAAAAATGAAACGCCTGCCGTGATAAGAAGCATCAATAATCTACAAAAAGACATCAATGGAGTGACGGGTGTGCTACCTGCTATTAACAATCAATTTTCTACGGACGAGAAACGAATGATTGTTATTGGAACGATTGGTAATAGTCGATACATTGATCAGTTAGTGGAAGCAGGCAAGATAGATGGTACACAATTGAGGGGCAAACGTGAAAAATTCATTATTCAGACTATTCATAATCCATTTGCCGGAGTAAAGGAAGCTTTGGTCATAGCCGGAAGTGACAGGAGGGGAACTGTATATGGTGTGTACGAATTATCGGCACAAATAGGTGTGTCTCCCTGGTATTATTGGGCAGATGTTCCGATAAAGAAGCAAAAGAATATTTATATAAAACGAGGAATTTATACAGATGGAGAACCGGCCGTAGAATATAGAGGTATCTTTTTGAATGATGAAGCTCCGTCATTAAGTAGTTGGGCTCACAAGCAATTTGGTGGATTTAACAGCAAATTTTATGAGAAAGTATTTGAACTTATACTTCGCCTGAAAGGTAATTTTATGTGGCCTGCTATGTGGGGAAATGCTTTTTATGATGATGATCCTGCAAATGGGACCTTAGCCGATGAGATGGGGATTATAGTAGGTACTTCGCATCACGAACCAATGGGGCGTGCTCATGATGAATGGAGACGGTATGGCAATGGAAAGTGGGATTATAAAAATAATCCGAAAGTGTTAGCCGATTTCTGGAGAGCGGGTATGGAGCGTATGAAAAATTGGGAATCAGTAGTAACTGTAGGCATGCGTGGCGATGGCGATGAACCGATGAGTCAAAATGCAAATATCGCTTTGTTGGAAAAGATAGTCAAAGATCAGCGCAAAATAATATCAGAAGTAACAGGTAAAAAAGCTAGTGAGATACCGCAGGTATGGGCACTTTATAAAGAGGTGCAGGATTATTACGATAAAGGCATGCGCGTGCCCGATGATGTAACATTGCTACTATGCGATGACAATTGGGGTAATGTACGAAAGTTACCGGACCTCTCTGCAAAGAAGCGTAAAGGGGGTTACGGAATGTATTATCATTTTGACTATGTCGGTGGTCCGAGAAATTATAAATGGCTCAATGTCTCTCCGATACAACGAGTGTGGGAACAAATGAATCTGACTTATCGCTATGGAGTAGATAAATTATGGATTGTGAATGTGGGTGACTTGAAACCTATGGAATATCCCATTCAATTTTTTATGGATATGGCATGGAATCCTAATCGATTTAATGAAAGCAACTTATTGCAACATACCGAAGATTTTTGTGCCCGTTCATTCGGCAGGCAATATGCCGGGGAAGCGGCGCGTCTTATTAACTTATATACAAAATATAATCATCGGGTGACTCCCGAATTATTAAGTGAGAAAACGTATAGCTTGCATAATTATAATGAATTTAAAACCGTAGTCGATGATTATAAAGCCTTATTGCTTGATGCTTTGAAACTCGATTACTTGTTACCTATTGCTTATAAGGATGCGTATGATGAATTAGTATTATTCCCCATACAAGCCTGCGCAAATTTATATGAACTCTATTATGCGGTAGCGATGAACCGTGATTTAGCCAATAAGAATGATGTAAAAGCCAACGGTTGGGCAGATAAAGTGGAAGAATGCTACATGCGCGATTCACTTCTCACTCAGCATTATAATAAAGAAATTGCCGGAGGCAAATGGAATCACATGATGGATCAGATTCACATCGGTTATACTTCCTGGCAGGAGCCGAAACAAAATATAATGCCTGCCGTGAAACGTGTTCTTCAAGATAAAACGAAAGCTCTATCACCTGTGTTTATTGAGCAGAACGGTTATGTTTCGATGGAAGCAGAACATTATAGCAAGGCTATGAATGGAGAGAATTCTCATTGGATTGTGATACCTTATTTTGGTAAAACACTTTCAGGGGTGACTACCTTGCCTGTTACGTTGTTGCCGGATAAAGATACTTATCTGGAGTATGATATGAAATTGGTTTCTACGGGAATGGTGAAACTGGAAGTACTGGTTTCTCCTACCTTGAATTTTAATAGTAATTGTGGCTTGCGTTATGCCGTTTCTTTTGATGGAGGCGAAGAGCAAATTGTGAATATAAATCAGGTGTATGACGCCGCACAAATGGAACATTGGCAGGCCAATCGTATTAACCGGACTGTAACTATGCATCAGATAACAAGTCCGGGAAAACATACATTACGTTTCCGTCCATTGGATCCGGGCATTGTATTGCAAAAGTTGATGTTGGATATGGGCGGGCTGAAAACATCATGGTTGGGAGCTCCCGAGAGTGATATAGAATAA
- a CDS encoding sialate O-acetylesterase produces the protein MVSKFFLKVSLVVMFTLCFARLCEAKVKLPAFISDGMVLQRGQNLCVWGMADPGEKVVVNFLDNKYQTCADVQGNWKLTLPPMKAGGPYTMTVNEIQLKNILIGDVWLCSGQSNMELPVSRVTDMFRSEVEKDSNSMIHYIKTPLDYNFHAPQADIKPSAWIALTPENAMSFSAVAYFFAKDLYAKTKVPVGLINSSVGGSPIEAWISEEGLKSFPLYLNSKNLCESDKYVADVKELENERQNLWNITLYKSDAGLHGSQPWYMPEYNDSSWIKKDLFDTTWATNGLNPINGSHWFSKEFDVPQKFVGQEATLRLGRIIDADSAYVNGTFVGTVSYQYPPRIYKIPAHLLKVGKNKITVRLISYGGPAGFVKDKPYKILFNEGEIDLRGEWKYKPGVEMPSMPSQTFFQYKPVGLYNAMIAPLLSYKFAGVIWYQGESNVERYNEYDVLLSTLINDWRNKLHSPELPFLIVQLPNYMKSHSEPVESYWAELRDKQFKISRTVSNTALVVAIDLGEWNDIHPLNKKAVGHRLSLQAQKLVYGDKKLVADGPVYKSVSIEGNKMILTFCEGTDDLQPVTELKGFEIAGTDGVFKWADAKVEGHKVIVCKDGITAPVAVRYGWDDNPVGINLTNKAGIPASPFRTKY, from the coding sequence ATGGTTAGTAAGTTTTTTTTAAAGGTTAGTTTAGTTGTAATGTTCACTCTTTGCTTCGCACGATTGTGCGAAGCAAAGGTGAAATTACCGGCATTTATTTCTGACGGAATGGTGCTTCAGAGGGGGCAGAATTTATGTGTTTGGGGCATGGCTGATCCGGGTGAAAAAGTCGTTGTTAATTTTCTGGATAATAAATATCAAACCTGTGCCGACGTACAAGGAAACTGGAAGCTGACTTTGCCGCCAATGAAAGCGGGAGGCCCTTATACAATGACCGTCAATGAAATACAGTTAAAGAATATTCTGATTGGTGATGTATGGCTTTGTTCGGGGCAGTCTAATATGGAACTGCCTGTTTCCAGAGTCACGGATATGTTTCGTTCGGAGGTAGAGAAAGACAGCAATTCAATGATTCATTATATAAAAACGCCTTTAGATTATAACTTTCATGCTCCGCAAGCGGATATTAAGCCCAGTGCATGGATAGCGCTGACACCGGAAAATGCGATGTCATTTTCGGCAGTAGCTTATTTCTTTGCAAAAGATTTATATGCCAAAACTAAAGTACCAGTCGGCCTTATTAACTCAAGCGTGGGTGGTTCGCCTATAGAAGCATGGATTAGTGAAGAAGGATTAAAATCTTTTCCTTTATATCTGAACAGTAAGAATCTTTGCGAATCGGATAAATATGTAGCTGACGTCAAAGAACTGGAAAACGAAAGACAAAACTTGTGGAATATCACGCTTTATAAATCGGATGCAGGGCTACATGGCAGCCAGCCATGGTACATGCCGGAATATAATGACTCATCATGGATTAAAAAGGATCTGTTTGATACAACATGGGCTACTAATGGTCTTAATCCGATTAACGGTTCACATTGGTTTAGTAAAGAGTTTGATGTGCCGCAGAAGTTTGTGGGTCAGGAAGCGACTCTTCGTTTAGGACGTATTATTGATGCCGATTCGGCTTATGTGAACGGAACATTTGTAGGTACGGTGTCTTATCAATATCCTCCCCGCATCTATAAGATTCCTGCCCATTTATTAAAAGTCGGTAAGAACAAAATAACCGTGCGCTTGATAAGTTATGGCGGACCGGCCGGGTTTGTAAAAGATAAGCCTTATAAGATTCTGTTTAATGAAGGAGAAATCGATCTTCGGGGAGAGTGGAAATACAAACCGGGTGTTGAAATGCCGTCGATGCCTTCTCAAACATTCTTTCAGTACAAACCGGTGGGGTTGTACAATGCTATGATAGCCCCTTTGTTGTCGTACAAATTTGCCGGAGTTATATGGTATCAGGGCGAATCGAATGTTGAAAGATATAATGAGTATGATGTTCTGCTGTCTACTTTGATTAATGATTGGAGAAATAAGTTGCACTCTCCTGAATTGCCTTTTCTCATTGTGCAACTACCTAATTATATGAAATCACACTCCGAACCTGTTGAAAGTTATTGGGCTGAACTGAGAGATAAACAATTCAAAATAAGTCGCACCGTTTCCAATACGGCACTTGTTGTAGCGATTGATTTGGGAGAATGGAATGACATTCATCCGTTGAACAAGAAAGCAGTAGGGCACCGACTTTCTTTGCAGGCTCAGAAACTGGTGTATGGAGATAAAAAACTTGTGGCAGATGGCCCTGTGTATAAATCTGTATCTATAGAAGGTAATAAGATGATTCTTACTTTCTGTGAGGGGACGGACGATTTACAACCTGTAACTGAATTGAAAGGTTTTGAGATTGCCGGAACGGATGGCGTTTTTAAATGGGCTGATGCCAAAGTAGAAGGACATAAAGTGATTGTCTGCAAGGATGGCATAACCGCTCCTGTAGCTGTGCGCTATGGATGGGATGACAATCCTGTCGGGATAAATCTGACAAATAAAGCGGGAATTCCTGCTTCACCTTTTAGAACCAAATATTAA
- a CDS encoding MFS transporter, translating to MNISSQKVSLGEKIGYSLGDGSANLIFQMMMMFQLFFYTDVFGIKATAAGMILLTARFFDAFVDPLVGILSDRTNTRWGKYRPWLLWTAIPFALFFILAFTTPDLSERGKIIYAGVTYTLLMSIYSFNNTPYSSLGGVMTSDIKERTSISSVRFVTATIATFIVQGLTLPLVSKFGHGDAQRGWFSTITLFAVIAVVLLVITFFTTKERIVPPPNQRNSIKQDFKDIVGNRPWKSMFVLTLFLFITLAMWGSSMSYYFNYFVDKTALFDFLRHFDLVSVDGGSYGLWHRFLNAFGLIALSDHSNVFAVGFSLFNMIGQLITLAGVVFLSGYLSNIFGKRNVFILCLALTGCFTSLFFLVDSTNVGLIFTINILKSMAYAPTIPLLWAMMGDVADHSEWVHHRRATGFVFAGIVFALKAGLGLGGAICGGLVDWFGFVPNAVQTDSAIVGIKLTSSLIPAITFFIGVVALFFYPISKKLNEKIQLELSDRRTNN from the coding sequence ATGAACATTTCCTCTCAAAAAGTGTCGCTGGGCGAAAAAATCGGTTATAGTCTGGGAGACGGTTCGGCGAACCTGATTTTCCAGATGATGATGATGTTTCAGCTTTTTTTCTACACAGATGTGTTTGGTATCAAAGCCACTGCCGCCGGCATGATACTATTGACTGCCCGTTTCTTCGATGCGTTTGTTGACCCGTTGGTTGGCATTCTTTCCGATCGAACAAATACTCGTTGGGGCAAATATCGTCCGTGGCTTTTATGGACGGCTATTCCGTTTGCGTTGTTTTTCATTTTGGCATTTACTACGCCCGATCTTAGCGAGAGAGGAAAAATAATTTATGCCGGCGTCACCTATACGTTGCTGATGTCTATCTATTCGTTTAATAATACGCCTTACTCTTCATTGGGAGGGGTTATGACAAGTGATATAAAAGAGCGTACCAGCATTTCGTCCGTACGTTTTGTTACGGCTACTATTGCTACATTTATTGTTCAAGGTCTTACCCTGCCATTAGTCTCTAAATTTGGTCATGGTGATGCGCAAAGGGGATGGTTCTCTACGATTACTCTTTTTGCCGTTATTGCAGTTGTATTGTTGGTTATTACTTTCTTTACTACAAAAGAGCGTATTGTTCCTCCACCCAATCAGAGAAATTCCATTAAACAGGACTTTAAAGATATAGTGGGAAATCGTCCATGGAAATCTATGTTTGTATTAACACTGTTTCTTTTTATCACCTTGGCTATGTGGGGGAGTAGTATGTCTTACTATTTTAACTATTTTGTAGATAAGACAGCCTTATTTGATTTTCTGAGACATTTTGATTTGGTGAGTGTAGACGGAGGAAGTTATGGGTTGTGGCATCGGTTTCTTAATGCTTTCGGGCTGATAGCGTTGTCTGATCATAGTAATGTTTTTGCTGTAGGGTTCAGCCTTTTTAATATGATTGGTCAACTTATAACACTGGCGGGAGTTGTGTTTCTGTCCGGCTACCTTTCTAATATTTTCGGCAAACGAAATGTGTTTATTCTCTGTTTGGCTTTGACCGGTTGCTTTACGAGTTTATTTTTTCTGGTAGATTCTACAAATGTCGGACTTATTTTTACCATCAATATTCTAAAGAGTATGGCTTATGCTCCGACTATTCCTTTGCTTTGGGCAATGATGGGCGATGTAGCCGATCATTCAGAATGGGTACATCACAGACGTGCTACAGGTTTTGTCTTTGCCGGAATCGTTTTTGCCTTGAAGGCCGGTTTGGGCTTGGGTGGTGCCATTTGCGGAGGCCTGGTCGATTGGTTTGGTTTTGTGCCCAATGCAGTGCAAACAGATTCTGCTATTGTAGGCATCAAACTTACTTCAAGTCTCATTCCGGCAATCACTTTCTTCATTGGTGTTGTTGCCCTTTTCTTTTATCCTATTTCTAAAAAGTTAAATGAGAAAATCCAATTAGAACTGTCGGATAGAAGAACAAACAACTAA
- a CDS encoding endo-1,4-beta-xylanase: protein MKIYHWAICAGIFWIPILSGCKTSESKGEISLKKSLEGKFLIGVAVNDAQASGQDTAGIRIIKQHFNALVAENCMKSEVIHPEEDKFDFTQADRLVDFGERNKMVVTGHNLIWHSQLSPWFCVDKDGKNVSREVLIERMKKHIHAIVGRYKGRILGWDVVNEAIEDDGSYRKSKFYEILGEDYIPLAFQFAHEADPNAELYYNDYSMSHEGKREGVVKLVHKLKSMGLRIDAVGMQGHMQMDFPKIEEFEKSMLAFANAGVKVMITEMDMTLLPSPKRNMGADVATDFTYKKELDPYPDALPDSVSLAWNRRMEDFFKLFLKHSDKISRVTIWGVADSDSWRNFWPIKGRTDYPLLFDRNHHPKPVVSAIIKDAVDENRSN from the coding sequence ATGAAAATATATCATTGGGCTATTTGTGCGGGGATTTTTTGGATTCCGATCTTGTCCGGCTGTAAAACATCCGAAAGTAAAGGGGAGATATCATTAAAAAAATCGCTGGAAGGAAAATTCCTGATTGGTGTTGCGGTGAACGATGCTCAGGCATCGGGACAAGATACGGCAGGCATTCGTATTATAAAACAACATTTTAATGCTCTTGTGGCAGAGAATTGTATGAAGAGTGAAGTTATTCATCCCGAGGAAGATAAGTTTGACTTTACTCAAGCCGACCGTCTTGTCGATTTTGGTGAAAGGAATAAAATGGTGGTTACCGGCCACAACCTGATTTGGCATTCGCAACTGTCTCCCTGGTTTTGTGTGGATAAGGATGGTAAGAATGTATCACGCGAGGTTTTGATTGAACGAATGAAAAAACATATCCATGCAATTGTAGGGCGCTATAAAGGGCGTATTCTTGGCTGGGATGTAGTGAATGAGGCAATTGAGGATGATGGTTCTTATCGTAAAAGTAAATTTTACGAAATACTTGGAGAAGATTATATTCCTCTGGCTTTTCAGTTTGCACACGAGGCCGATCCGAATGCAGAGCTTTATTACAATGATTATTCCATGTCTCATGAAGGCAAACGGGAAGGGGTCGTGAAATTGGTTCATAAATTGAAAAGCATGGGGCTTCGAATTGATGCTGTAGGCATGCAGGGACATATGCAGATGGATTTCCCGAAAATAGAAGAGTTTGAGAAAAGCATGCTGGCTTTTGCTAATGCCGGAGTGAAAGTGATGATAACAGAAATGGATATGACGTTATTGCCTTCTCCCAAACGAAACATGGGGGCAGATGTAGCTACCGACTTTACCTATAAAAAAGAGTTGGATCCTTATCCGGATGCTTTGCCCGATTCGGTGTCATTAGCATGGAACCGCCGCATGGAGGATTTCTTTAAGTTGTTTTTAAAGCATAGCGATAAAATTAGCCGTGTAACCATTTGGGGCGTGGCCGATTCTGATTCCTGGCGAAATTTCTGGCCGATAAAGGGAAGAACGGATTACCCATTACTTTTCGATCGTAATCATCACCCCAAACCGGTGGTAAGTGCTATCATTAAAGATGCTGTCGACGAAAATCGTAGCAATTAA
- a CDS encoding glycoside hydrolase family 43 protein: protein MKKEARYLVPGDYMADPAVHVFNGKLYIYPSHDRESGIPENDNGDHFDMNDYHVFSMESMDDEVTDHGVVLAVKEIPWAGRQLWDCDCAHKNGKYYLYFPLKDKTDIFRIGVAVSDKPEGPFIPQANPIRGSYSIDPAVFDDGDGNFYMYFGGLWGGQLQRYRNNKAQENGEFPKDTEPALPSRVVRLSNDMLEFAEEPRAVVILGENGKPLTAGDNTRRFFEASWMHKYNGKYYFSYSTGDTHRLCYAIGDNPYGPFIYQGVILTPVVGWTTHHAICEFKGKWYLFHHDSVPSGGRTWLRSLKVCELEYNADGTIQTINGGGE from the coding sequence ATGAAGAAAGAAGCAAGATATCTGGTACCGGGCGACTATATGGCCGATCCTGCCGTACACGTTTTCAATGGGAAGCTTTATATTTATCCTTCACATGATCGCGAAAGTGGCATTCCGGAGAATGATAACGGCGATCATTTTGATATGAATGATTACCACGTCTTTTCCATGGAAAGCATGGACGATGAAGTTACCGATCATGGGGTGGTGCTTGCAGTGAAAGAAATTCCCTGGGCAGGGCGCCAGTTGTGGGATTGCGATTGTGCCCATAAAAACGGGAAATACTATTTATATTTTCCGTTAAAAGATAAAACGGATATTTTTCGTATTGGCGTGGCGGTAAGTGATAAGCCCGAGGGGCCTTTTATTCCACAGGCAAATCCTATCAGAGGGAGTTATAGCATTGATCCGGCTGTGTTCGATGATGGAGACGGTAACTTTTACATGTATTTCGGTGGGCTGTGGGGCGGCCAATTGCAACGCTATCGCAACAATAAAGCGCAAGAAAATGGAGAATTTCCGAAAGATACTGAGCCCGCTTTGCCATCGCGGGTTGTTAGGTTGAGCAATGACATGCTGGAGTTTGCCGAAGAGCCACGGGCTGTTGTCATCTTAGGTGAGAACGGGAAACCACTCACTGCCGGAGATAACACCCGTCGTTTTTTTGAAGCTTCGTGGATGCATAAATATAACGGGAAATATTATTTCTCTTATTCTACGGGAGATACGCATCGGTTATGTTATGCCATTGGCGATAATCCGTACGGGCCGTTCATTTATCAGGGCGTGATACTCACACCTGTGGTGGGGTGGACTACTCATCATGCTATCTGTGAGTTTAAAGGAAAATGGTATCTGTTTCATCACGACAGTGTACCTTCGGGCGGACGCACATGGTTGCGCAGCCTAAAGGTTTGCGAATTGGAGTATAACGCTGATGGCACTATTCAGACCATTAATGGTGGTGGTGAATAG